GAAGATCTGAAGGTCACGTGTTCGATCCACGTTCACcgcatttttttcaaaacctttttcattctgtattaattttttataaaaattcatctcTTTGGTTTCctaatttatgaaattaaatatcttttactacattttattttaatacagCAGGAGTAAAAAGAAGAGAAATTATTAAATAGACcgagtctatcacgtcatccgtagattaAGCAACTCGCAATATAAAACTTCATCAAAATGATGGCAATATAGTAATCTTTGTGcaataaatatattcaaatttaattgGTGATGGCCCTTCTATGTTTTGCGCTTCCATCATTATGAGAAATATATTTTCCCAATTTTGTATAtctgttatattattattattattattatttcataatatttttttacttcacttttcaataaatttttaactatttatgaAACTACAATTCCTTTTTGAGATTCCAATCTTGTCAAAGATCCACAACTACAGGAAAATTGCTTTGATTTGCAATAAAAGACCAAACAAGAAGAAAAcaattagaaaagaaaaggagGCAACATGTAGACTCCAATTTCAGAAACAATGAAGGACCCAAATTTAAAgcaaacaaaacaagaaaagtTACCAATTAATGCCCAACCCTAATACAAATAAAACCAATAACATGATATAAAGCACAAAATGTTACTATATTATAGCCTTTGTTATAGAAAAGTGTTCACTAGCACTATCGAGTGGTGTGTTCTTAATTATCTTTGCTTATAATGGAAGGATTATAATGGAAGAATATCTCTATAATGAGTATATATGTTTTGTCTAGATTTCAATTTAGTGggaaaattttgagagaaaaatgACTAGGTTATAACTAAATATAGAGATTTATGAGTTGAATGGGAAAAAGAATATTGGGGATGTCTTTGCTTAAACAAAGCAATCAAATGAGAAAAGTTATGTGTGTTGAGTTGTTTACCTTCCCCACTTAAATTCTTATACATATTTTCACATtatttagaagaaaaaataacTTGCTAATGATGAGATGTAGAAATGGGTATGTAGAATCTTGATGGGTCCTAAGGATATTTTATCAAGTGAGAGATAATGGAATTTGAATCTATTTtgcataaaattaattacaatacacccataattaaatgattttttttatcttaactACCCGACGTGAGATTTATTCATATTCTCGTATTAAAGTTTAAGTTTCAAGTtctctaattaattaaagagaaaatcaTTCAAAAATTGTGAAGAAATTATTACTATGTGTTGAGTGGTTTCCCACTTGAATTATACTACACAACTTCACATGTTGTTTAATAAGGGTTTACAAATAAGACGCACTATAAAAGAGTGTAATAAAAAGAGAATTAACTGTgattcaaaaaaagaaaaagaggatTAATCGGTaataatgaaattgtttttaaaactgTAAAGTTTAAATCTACCTAATCATTTGATTAGTTCAATTTTACTAAAATTCATTATATTTAAAGATTTCAATTCTTCAATATTTAGACAGCAATATATTGTTCCAtggttaaaatattaaaaaagtttaatcatctaaaaatactctatttttttgacttttcaGTTCAtaatcacatttttaaaaaatttcaattttatctactttctaatttttggtttttttttccaaaggctaaaatttccattaatcATAACGTaaattacatgaacggtttctcaacacattgagtcaactattctaaaaaagatgatgagagctgtaaaaatacagtcatcgactagggTTATACTAACCACCAAGGGTCACCCAGATTTATAGGCTaaaataattagatttaataattaaatctaaattttttgaaCGTTCTAAGGGAGCCCAGATCCTGAATGTTCCAGCAATTGTAGCCATTTGCTCAAATTGAAGAGAAACAAAGTTCAAATACattatattatttcaatttacatttttattataaaaaatttcaaacataatCTAATATGAAGAGTAGGTTTGAACTTTTTCTATTCCAATTCAATGGCtataattgaaacataaaattgaaaaatgaactaaaattaaaaattttaaaaggtgagattacaaacgaaaaaaaaagtttttttttacaaataaccTTATGAATAACATGCTTCCACCATTTAGTCAATGTTATTTCACTTAAtttctatttataattatatatttttcatgttaAGGAATGAGATACCTAACTGTGTGCCTCTTCATTAATGAATCTGCAATTCATAAGTAGTGCCTTGCTTAAAAAGTTTATCGGAATCATAGCGAAAACGAGTCTTCATAATAATTATCACTGTTTAGTCCGAGTTATCTATCTAAAATCAGGATATATGAAACTTGGTAAATTctacaaaataatttataaaattcgcttaaactaaataaaatgtAAGAATTGAGcaaagaaaaggaaaaggaaGATAGAAAACACATGCAAAAGTTTGATGGTATGGCCATTAGTACTAAGAATTAAGTTACCAAGGAAAACAAAAGAAAGTGGAAAAGTGCAAGTTTTAAGTGCACTACACACTCAATTACTAGGTAGCTAGCTGTCTCACATagttattatcattttatttttaatagctaaacttttatttttacatcaagaAAGTTATTTTGGCAATTCAGGTTATAAACTACTTATGCTGCAATTAATTCATCAAATAGTCACTAAAATTTCCGTTGTCACATAAGCAATTTTTTTATCCGAATTGCTATAGTGATTCTCCGttagtataaaaattaaaaactgaattactaaaatataataaatgaaaaCACAGTAACTGTTTATGTAAGGCTTATAAGAaactaaattgattttttagtACAAGTACGATATTCGAAAATATTGTCTCAATTAATTTAAACTGAGATAAATAAGACTCGTTGAGACGAAAAAACTCTCGCAACTTAAATTACTCAATATTTAGAATTTGAAACCGAAACCTTTAATAAGAAGAAATGAGCATTTGTCACTCTATTCCAACCTCCGCGGGGAACTTACTCAATTAGGGTTTCAAAGCGCACGAACAatgaagagaaaaaaagagTGAGCGAAAGGGATGAGAGGGAATTTTATGATGTTTAAACAAGTATGGAAAGTGAATCTTAGAGCTGCAAAAGGAAATAAACATCTTAAGCTTTGGAATCTATCTATGAAGATTGCATGGAGTATTTTTAATTTCGATTCCAAGAAGAAACTAAAAAGTCATAGCCATGATCATGCGCAACTGGTCCCCCAATTTATATGGGAGAAACACAGAGTTGCTGAATGTAGCTTTGTAGATCAGGACTTCAATACGTTAGTAGTAACTTTATGTtgcatgataaaataaaaaataataatattttaaagcaAATTATTTTGAGGTCCCTCAGGTAtactataattaacagtttgatatctTTTGTTTCAAAAGTTTACTTAATGGTCACTCCGTTAATTTCgacatttactttcaaacgatttggtaccccacTTTTAATTTCATGAACAGTTTGGTCCTtcacttttaattatatcaaacgatttggtacctacttttaaacaatttggtacctcagtttagTTCCGtaaacgatttagtccctcaaattaacagaagggTCTCTcagttaacagaattaaaaatgaaggatcatTAAGTAAACTTTTGAAACAAGAGGTATCAAACATATTTTTAACAGCTTAATCAGGGTCAATATTGCCAGTTCTaatgattatttataataaataaataataagtaaaaAGAGTAATTAATAACAGTAAGATGTAATTCTATATCAtatgttattatatgataaattattccatatttgaatttttatttttataaaaaaaatttatagtaaaacaattattttaataataacatacaaattttatagaattagaTATGTAATTTCTTAAaacttcataatttttttaattaaagattaatttattataaaaataaattgaggaattaattattttaattttatcaattagatttataatttttttacttatttttggGATGCAAAACTAATGGatcaaaatgttaaaattattcatttaaaacatttctatcaattttttcatattgttagTCTACAAAATAATTTTGCCTATCTTttcgtaaaaataaattatatttaagatttaaaataattatttgaaaataaaaataaaacaacaaatatAGCACTCAATAAATTTTCGTACAATATAAGATCATAATGTAGTGGATTCAATTCgagtcaaaatatttttataaatttgaactTTCGATTCTAGAACACGAAGATTGAAATTCAATAGTTGTAATGAAAGGGATCGAAGGATGGGTTCCTCCCTCTCAAGGTTGGttgaaaattaatattgatGGCGCAGTTCGTAACCCAGATTGCACGGCGACTGCAGGAGGTTTGGCTCGCACTAGCAGCGGGGATTGGGCTTTTGGTTTTAGCAGAAACATTGGAGCTTGTTCGGTCCTTCAAGCTGAATTATGGGGCGCGCTAGACGGCTTAGAAGCAGCTTGGAATCGTGGGTTTACCCATGTCATTTTAGAAATGGATAGTAAAGTCAGTGTGGATAGCTTAAACAGCGATCACAACAGATCGAATGCCTACGCAAACCTCCGGTGTGCTATCAAGAGTTTAATTAACAGAGATTGGTCGGTTGTTATCAGCCACATTCACAGGGAAGGCAATCGTTGTGCCGATCGTATGGCCAATCTCGGGTTCTCCCACAGCGTGGGGTTGATGTTGTATGATAGTATTCCAAGAGATATTCACAGCTTTATCACGGATGATAATGTCGGGGTCTATATCCCCCGCATGTGTAGAAGCCTGTAGTGCTTTGTGTTTTGGGCATTGGCCTTCTTCTTTGatcgaaaaaaaaaaggatcGAAGGAACTTTTGTGATGTTTTTACAAGTTTGGAAAGtgtaattcataaaaagaaagtGTGGAAAGTGTCTGGTGGACctgcaaaagaaagaaaaaaaaacaacttttCAGCTATGGAAtctaaattgacaatttgattcattaataattgtatttcaaaataaataaaaaagagtctaattaataaacataaaatacaaTTAAGTATCTGTATACACTTTTTTTTGGACAACAAAAAATGATAAGGTATTAGAGCGTCTActgataattttcaaaatttcatcCGCTTTACAAGTTTTCGGTCTGTCTAAAAAAATTCAGAGCGAAAATCGACGAGTATTGGCAAACTAAAAGAATTGGACAGTTACTGTCGCAAATTATCCATTAAATTCTAAAGAAATTGAGGATATAAGTCACACAAATTGGACTAATCCCAAGGTATTAAAAGTTTTTTGGAATTGAAAAAACAGTATGTGAAATTAAAAGTTTAGGACCCTTAAAGCTTTGTTGACActttcaaaaatcaaaatgatatattttttattttattttgtttataatttttctgtgatgtactccctccggtccataatatttatcgcatttggcTTTGGCACaagaactaagaaaacaattaatatgtcttaatttgtaaacacttttactaagttaaccctacattgaaacttgtttacatttatgactaccattttcatttgtttattgtattctttcaataaattaatggggagtaaacatggaaaaatagcaattaatgctctcttgatATCATAACATGAcaaaatattatggaccaaaaaaaaatttcaaatgcgacaaatattatggaccggagggagtactaGATATCatgttttctatttatttttttacgtaCATATCGTTTTTTTTTGTCGATTTCTAAGATTAACTGAAAATGTAGTGAACTgagaaattttaactttttaaacttttttagactaacttttcttatttatatgttttatttatttttttgctcattattttttttatttacaatgtCGTCTTCTTCGTCAATTATAAAATCCACCAATAATTAAAGTATCAATATTatctcattttaatttatttagcttTTAACTTTTTCACATACAATATCGTctgttttgttaattttaaaatcaatcaaGATGTATCAGTATTTTATCTCTATACAAATTAATAAGATCAACCTAATGTCAACTGAAAATCAATAAAAGACCAACAATGTGTAAAACACTGTAACATTGTAATCATtaagcaatcaaccatcatcaacaaattttactgtagaattaaaaaaaaacacaacaaagtgcgaaaaaacacaataaaaatgCGAAAGTAACACAATATAACTCcagaaatttataaattttgttaatataatatgaaaaagcAGTAGAATATATTAAAGATAAttcttatatattttaatggtgaaaaaatgttgtaagaaaagaaataaaaaaaatatatgaagaagaagatggatGACTATGAACGCCGACGCCGACAACAATGATACACCGAGACAATTATGATAAGAAGCAttcgtttttgaaaaaaatgaagaaaaataacAATGGGAGGGACGACAAGTAATaatataaatctgaaaaaatgATGGAGGAGATGGCGACAATCATTttctaatttagaaaaaaatgatCGTGGCAAGGGCGAcattaactataaaaaaaatgagcaaattactttaagacacctcacatttgtcataattcacgtTTGATAccccttatttgaaaatcaaacgatttggtacctcagttttgattttcaaacaataggtaccaaactgtaaattatgataaatatgaggtagtttagagtaatttgctctaaaaaaTCTAACAATGAGAGAGATATATCGATGGTGATGATTTTCGATAATAATGTAAATAAAGTAGTGGTTAAGTTTGTAAAATGcccttaatttatttataggaTTTTGAGACAAGTTGGATTTTGATGGGCCTCAACTTCCTTAAAAGTTACAAGCCCATAGACTAATGTCTTAAATTGGATTTTATAATTTGGGCCTAAAAGGATAGCGAGCAACAATTGTGGAGAATAAAAAGCCCAAGCTCCTAATCCTAAACCAGCCCAAAAAGGTTCAGTCCCAAGTGATCAAAACCCTAAATTGTGCATATAAATACCCTAATCTCACGTGGgcgacatttttcttttctctgcTTGTAACAGCAAATCTGAAAGCGTAATCTGCTGCAgccagagaagaagaagaagaagaagaaatggtAACTCTCTACTTATCCTGatctttattattaattgtGTGGTATTTGGCGATGGCTGATCAGAGACCTGTTTGTTGGGCGTAGGGAAAAGGAACGGGAAGTTTCGGTAAGAGAAGGAACAAGACGCACACACTTTGTGTTCGATGCGGTCGCCGTAGCTTTCATCTCCAGAAAAGCCGTTGCAGTGCTTGTGCTTACCCCGCCGCTCGTCTTAGAAAATGTAAATTATACTTCACTATTATTTCATTGCGGCTTATATGCCTTTTTATGGTTAATTTCACTTCATTGTTGGGAAATAAAGCTGTGAATAGATGGTTAAATTAGGAAATTTAGCTaagataatattaaattttgtcCTTATCCATGCTgttgattttataattagttataTTAGGATCACTCGTTTCAATATAGAATTGTGGAATATGTTTAGCTGCTGTTTAATATTGTTTTAGCTTCCGATTCTAGTGTATTTATCGGGCAAAGAATCCTTCTTTTATGATGGTGTATGACTATATTGTATGCTAATTTCTCGAGTCCTATATTTGGCGCTCTGTTTACGATTCCTGAAAATGCTTCTTAAACTAGAAACTCTACatttgctttgttttgttttggcaTTTTCTGTTTTGGTGTTCCCGTATGAATGTTTTTGTTTCGTGCTGCATAGCGGATGGTAGGAAATTGGAGTTCTTGGCTCCGATGTATTAGGAATTGTTCAGAATAACTATTACAACAGTGGGATCTGGAAAATTAGTATATGTTTTACTTTGAACATTTTAGATTTTGTTAGCTTTTATCCAATTATAGATGGGTTTCAGTTATATAAAACACTGGACTCGAGGGAAATAGCTGttcttttttcttaatttgGTGCTTTGATTCTAGATAATTGGTCATTTGGCAGTTCTTTTTCTTAATTTGGTGCCTTGATTTTAGATAACTGGAGCGTGAAGGCTATCCGTAGAAAGACCACTGGTTCTGGTAGGATGAAGTACCTCCGCAATGTCCCACGCAGGTTCAAGACCAACTTCAGAGAAGGTACCTTATCATCCTAAATATTACAGTTTCTAGTCTAATATTCATCTTCTCCAATGCATAACAgtgttttgattaaatattttgtaatctGATGTTGAGATAGGTACTCAAGCAACTCCAAGGAACAAGGGAGCTGCTGCAGCCACCTCGTAAGCATCAAAAAGGAtggaattttgttttgtttacatTTGCAACCTAGAAGTTTTGGATCATTATTATCGACTTTTTGTTATGAATTTGGCTATTTATTGGCTTCTCTTGGCTTCTCTTGGCTTGTTCAAATCACTTCGTATATTACTGTTCTGTTTTTGGCAATACCAAATGAGGTCTGCTTAATTAGTCATGGAGCCATATTTTTATGCTGTGGTTTTGAAAATTTCACAATCAGTGTTGTTGCAATTGGAGGTGGGCATTTGTCTCGAAATCAAAGCAGAGttgaagtttttattttttaaaatttgagacaAACTGGTTTCATAAGAATCTTAAGtatttcaaatcaattttttttggctCGGTTTGTTTTTGGAAATTGAAAGAACTTTTCTTTGTTATTAATTTCAAAGTGAGCTGAAATCCAAAATGATgtactttttaattaattgaaactaagttatcaatttaatttcagtAATTGgttctgttttattttttttcatctcTAACAGCAATTATCCATTCTTTTGCAACTTGTTTGCACTTCTCCGGAAATTCAGATGTGCACTATTAAGGTTCACTCGAGCCATCATCTGCAATTACTGTGTA
This region of Mercurialis annua linkage group LG1-X, ddMerAnnu1.2, whole genome shotgun sequence genomic DNA includes:
- the LOC126666213 gene encoding 60S ribosomal protein L37-1, yielding MGKGTGSFGKRRNKTHTLCVRCGRRSFHLQKSRCSACAYPAARLRKYNWSVKAIRRKTTGSGRMKYLRNVPRRFKTNFREGTQATPRNKGAAAATS